The Nocardioides humi genome includes a region encoding these proteins:
- a CDS encoding integrase core domain-containing protein codes for MSNEPVDPRVRLAIALWPDDAPRGAVSTFCAEHGVSRETFYMLRRRAAADGPAAALEPRSRRPRTSPNKVGDDAREQALGVRAALESSGLDHGPISVHDKMITMGFESVPSVATLARIFREEGVARKEPRKKPRSAWRRFVYPAPNACWQMDATEYVLTGGRKCVIFQLIDDHSRYAVASHVAWGETSAAAIVVFDKAVAAHGVPQRLLSDNGTALNPSRRGFVGQLVEHVSSLGVEAITGKPYKPTTQGKNERFHQTLFRYLDKQPLAATLAELQAQVDAFDLIYNTERPHQGLPGRITPQTAWEATEKAEAPRPKPEEPFLVQAATKRLQPSTAPQDLPAGTSLRRLSTAGTFMLAGVNYKVDGRYGFQQVLVIVEGDTITVADLEGEILIEHQRAPAGVRYVGNGRPPGGRGPEEVSGKS; via the coding sequence GTGTCGAATGAACCTGTTGATCCCCGTGTCCGACTCGCTATCGCACTGTGGCCTGATGACGCTCCCCGCGGAGCGGTGTCCACCTTCTGTGCCGAACACGGGGTGTCGAGGGAAACGTTCTACATGCTCAGGCGGCGTGCGGCCGCCGACGGACCAGCGGCGGCTCTGGAGCCGCGATCGAGGCGTCCGCGGACCAGTCCCAACAAGGTCGGCGACGATGCGCGTGAGCAGGCCCTGGGCGTGCGGGCAGCGCTGGAGTCTTCCGGCTTGGATCACGGGCCGATCAGCGTCCACGACAAGATGATCACGATGGGCTTTGAGTCCGTCCCGTCGGTCGCGACGCTGGCGCGGATCTTCCGCGAGGAAGGTGTGGCGCGCAAGGAGCCTCGCAAGAAGCCGCGTTCGGCCTGGCGCAGGTTTGTGTATCCGGCCCCGAACGCGTGCTGGCAGATGGACGCCACCGAATACGTGCTCACCGGCGGCAGGAAGTGCGTGATCTTCCAGCTCATCGACGACCACTCGCGCTACGCCGTCGCCTCTCACGTCGCGTGGGGCGAGACATCCGCGGCCGCGATCGTGGTCTTCGACAAGGCCGTGGCCGCGCACGGAGTCCCACAACGGCTGCTGTCTGACAACGGGACAGCGCTCAACCCCTCCCGACGCGGATTCGTGGGCCAGCTTGTCGAGCACGTGTCGTCCTTGGGCGTCGAAGCGATCACCGGCAAGCCCTACAAGCCCACCACTCAGGGCAAGAACGAGCGCTTCCACCAGACCCTGTTCCGCTACCTCGACAAGCAGCCCCTGGCCGCCACGCTCGCCGAACTCCAGGCACAAGTCGACGCATTCGACCTGATCTACAACACCGAGCGCCCCCACCAGGGACTGCCAGGCCGCATCACGCCCCAGACCGCTTGGGAGGCCACCGAGAAAGCCGAAGCGCCACGCCCCAAGCCCGAGGAGCCCTTCCTCGTCCAGGCCGCCACCAAGCGACTTCAGCCCTCGACAGCACCGCAGGACCTGCCGGCCGGCACCAGTCTCAGGAGGTTGAGCACCGCGGGCACCTTCATGCTGGCCGGAGTCAACTACAAGGTCGACGGACGCTACGGCTTCCAGCAAGTCCTGGTCATCGTCGAGGGCGACACCATCACCGTCGCCGACCTCGAAGGCGAGATCCTCATCGAGCACCAACGCGCCCCCGCCGGCGTCCGATACGTCGGCAACGGCCGACCACCCGGAGGACGCGGACCCGAAGAAGTGTCAGGGAAGTCCTGA
- a CDS encoding MmcQ/YjbR family DNA-binding protein produces the protein MARPTRPDVPGRYLARLRALLARLPDCREEDAWTGVRWRVSGTTATVAHVFGGEDQLFRIIFRAEPEEVMAFQHLGVPYFKAEWGGNVVGMLLDDDTDWEELGELLTDSFCLQAPQRLVDLVDRPGA, from the coding sequence GTGGCCCGACCGACCCGCCCCGACGTGCCCGGCCGCTACCTCGCCCGGCTGCGCGCGCTCCTCGCGCGCCTGCCGGACTGCCGCGAGGAGGACGCGTGGACGGGCGTGCGCTGGCGTGTGAGCGGTACGACGGCGACGGTCGCCCACGTCTTCGGCGGCGAGGACCAGCTGTTCCGGATCATCTTCCGCGCGGAGCCGGAGGAGGTGATGGCCTTCCAGCACCTCGGGGTGCCGTACTTCAAGGCGGAGTGGGGCGGCAATGTCGTCGGCATGCTGCTCGACGACGACACCGACTGGGAGGAGCTCGGCGAGCTGCTCACCGACTCCTTCTGCCTGCAGGCGCCGCAGCGGCTGGTCGACCTCGTCGACCGCCCCGGCGCCTGA
- a CDS encoding LysE family translocator yields the protein MIGLDQLLGFGLAALVLIVIPGPSVVFVVGRAVSYGQRVALSSVAGNTAGLFVVMSLVCLGLGAVVAESQLVFTVIKLAGAAFLVWLGVQALRHRRELRFGAPGTPSPVAGWRAFRQGFVVGVSNPKGFMIFAAMLPPFVDRSAGAAAVPAQMFVLGAVAVLIGLLCDSVWALAAGRARDWFVASERRGSVLGAVGGTSMIGLGVGMALTGRHS from the coding sequence GTGATCGGCCTCGACCAGCTCCTCGGCTTCGGGCTCGCGGCGCTGGTGCTCATCGTCATCCCGGGCCCGAGCGTCGTCTTCGTGGTGGGGCGGGCCGTCTCCTACGGCCAGCGGGTCGCCCTGTCCAGCGTCGCCGGCAACACGGCGGGGCTTTTCGTCGTGATGAGCCTGGTGTGCCTCGGCCTGGGGGCGGTGGTGGCCGAGTCGCAGCTGGTCTTCACGGTGATCAAGCTCGCCGGCGCGGCGTTCCTGGTCTGGCTCGGCGTGCAGGCCCTCCGGCACCGCCGCGAGCTGCGCTTCGGCGCTCCCGGGACGCCGTCGCCCGTCGCGGGCTGGCGGGCCTTCCGCCAGGGCTTCGTGGTCGGTGTCAGCAACCCCAAGGGCTTCATGATCTTCGCGGCCATGCTGCCGCCGTTCGTGGACCGCTCGGCCGGCGCGGCCGCCGTCCCCGCCCAGATGTTCGTGCTCGGCGCCGTGGCGGTGCTGATCGGCCTGCTCTGCGACTCGGTGTGGGCGCTGGCCGCCGGCCGGGCGCGCGACTGGTTCGTCGCCTCCGAGCGCCGCGGCAGCGTGCTCGGCGCCGTCGGAGGCACGTCGATGATCGGCCTCGGGGTCGGCATGGCGCTGACCGGCCGCCACTCCTGA
- a CDS encoding AI-2E family transporter: MTSDGTTEPDEPADPDEQAEQAERPAGRPAPRSTEPAQEHAVAEAQEDEPPLGPDEGEREERLFRRFAHQWALLREEREERRHEQPTFATGPSNLRRAEVPYGLDLAAGWAWRLLLIAGAGYLILRLVGYFSVVTVPLAVALLISALAAPFVHAVTRVGVPRGLSALLVVITGFVVVGALLTFAGQQVAAGAQDLADSTVKGLEEIRDWLKDGPLNASDSQINDWIKSAQDMIRERSQDGEVVSQVTEVGAALGHVVAGFFIALFATYFFLADGDRIWSWVVRLAPRAARERVDSSGKVAWISLVQFVRATVMVALVDAVGIAIGAAILKVPFVLAIGVLVFLGAFVPMIGATIAGSVAILVALVDQGPLTALLMLAVVVGVQQLEGHVLQPFLLGRWVSLHPLGVILAIACGVLVAGVAGALVAVPLAAAANAVVLHLAEMAEPPAPEEGTGGSDGVAEAQAT, from the coding sequence GTGACCAGCGACGGCACCACCGAGCCCGACGAGCCGGCCGACCCCGACGAGCAGGCCGAGCAGGCTGAGCGGCCGGCCGGGCGGCCCGCTCCGCGGTCGACCGAGCCCGCCCAGGAGCATGCGGTCGCCGAGGCGCAGGAGGACGAGCCGCCGCTGGGTCCCGACGAGGGGGAGCGGGAGGAGCGGCTGTTCCGCCGCTTCGCCCACCAGTGGGCCCTGCTCCGCGAGGAGCGGGAGGAGCGCCGGCACGAGCAGCCGACGTTCGCGACCGGGCCGTCCAACCTGCGCCGGGCGGAGGTGCCGTACGGCCTCGACCTCGCGGCCGGCTGGGCCTGGCGGCTGCTGCTGATCGCCGGCGCGGGCTACCTGATCCTGCGGCTGGTCGGCTACTTCTCGGTCGTGACGGTCCCGCTCGCGGTGGCGCTGCTCATCAGCGCGCTCGCGGCGCCGTTCGTGCACGCGGTGACCCGCGTCGGCGTACCCCGTGGGCTGTCGGCGCTGCTCGTCGTCATCACCGGCTTCGTCGTGGTCGGCGCGCTGCTGACGTTCGCCGGCCAGCAGGTCGCGGCGGGGGCCCAGGACCTGGCCGACTCCACGGTCAAGGGGCTCGAGGAGATCCGGGATTGGCTCAAGGACGGGCCGCTGAACGCCAGCGACTCGCAGATCAACGACTGGATCAAGAGCGCCCAGGACATGATCCGCGAGCGCTCGCAGGACGGCGAGGTGGTCAGCCAGGTCACCGAGGTCGGCGCGGCCCTCGGTCACGTGGTCGCCGGCTTCTTCATCGCCCTCTTCGCGACCTACTTCTTCCTCGCCGACGGCGACCGGATCTGGTCCTGGGTCGTCCGGCTGGCGCCGCGGGCCGCGCGCGAGCGGGTCGACAGCTCGGGGAAGGTCGCCTGGATCTCGCTGGTCCAGTTCGTCCGGGCCACGGTGATGGTCGCGCTCGTCGACGCCGTCGGCATCGCGATCGGCGCCGCCATCTTGAAGGTCCCGTTCGTGCTCGCCATCGGCGTGCTGGTGTTCCTGGGCGCCTTCGTCCCGATGATCGGCGCGACGATCGCCGGCAGCGTGGCGATCCTGGTCGCACTCGTCGACCAGGGCCCGCTGACGGCGCTGCTCATGCTCGCCGTCGTGGTCGGTGTCCAACAGCTCGAGGGCCACGTCCTGCAGCCGTTCCTGCTCGGCCGCTGGGTCTCGCTGCACCCGCTCGGCGTCATCCTCGCCATCGCCTGCGGCGTCCTGGTCGCCGGGGTCGCCGGCGCGCTGGTCGCCGTACCCCTCGCCGCCGCGGCCAACGCCGTCGTCCTGCACCTGGCCGAGATGGCCGAACCGCCGGCCCCCGAGGAGGGGACCGGCGGCTCGGACGGTGTGGCGGAGGCTCAGGCGACGTAG
- a CDS encoding DUF222 domain-containing protein: protein MTLAPLVQQPLLAAVETCREALAEVADAQPLYLSTTEKEQLLIQATRLAAQVEELRLRTLADAGDVAVVHGARDTAAWLAHAAHIDPAPARADLHLAHALEQRPHVAEAMRTGTVSPAQARVITAAVGDLPDRLGPEILDDAEARLVAYAAEFAPAELRRLGRRILDVLAPELAEAEEAKRLEREEAAARDKASLKFRDLGDGSSRLSGVLPTSAVERLKTYLDAHTNPTRRTPRMQRRWGRWTGILISRGPRSTAAGPGRSWTCSSSSTPTRCPSTAGTPPPWW, encoded by the coding sequence ATGACCCTCGCTCCGCTTGTTCAGCAGCCGTTGCTGGCCGCGGTGGAGACATGTCGCGAGGCGCTGGCCGAGGTCGCAGACGCCCAACCGCTGTACCTGTCGACCACCGAGAAGGAGCAGTTGCTGATCCAGGCCACGCGACTGGCGGCGCAGGTCGAGGAGCTGCGGCTGCGGACCCTGGCCGACGCAGGTGATGTGGCTGTTGTTCACGGTGCGCGGGACACAGCCGCGTGGCTGGCCCACGCCGCCCACATCGACCCCGCGCCCGCCCGAGCCGACCTCCACCTCGCCCACGCGCTCGAGCAGCGACCGCACGTGGCCGAGGCGATGCGCACCGGGACGGTGAGCCCAGCGCAGGCACGCGTGATCACGGCGGCCGTCGGGGATCTGCCCGACCGGCTCGGGCCCGAGATCCTCGACGACGCCGAGGCCCGGCTGGTGGCCTATGCCGCCGAGTTCGCGCCCGCCGAGCTGCGCCGTCTGGGACGGCGGATCCTCGACGTCCTCGCCCCGGAGCTCGCCGAGGCCGAGGAAGCCAAGCGTCTGGAGCGCGAAGAGGCAGCCGCCCGCGACAAGGCGTCGTTGAAGTTCCGCGACCTCGGCGACGGCAGCTCACGCCTGTCCGGGGTCCTGCCCACCAGCGCCGTCGAACGGCTCAAGACCTACCTCGACGCCCACACCAACCCCACCCGACGTACCCCGAGGATGCAGAGACGGTGGGGACGGTGGACGGGAATCCTGATCTCGCGCGGACCCCGTTCCACCGCCGCCGGGCCTGGGCGTTCATGGACCTGCTCGAGCTCATCGACCCCGACGCGCTGCCCGTCCACGGCGGGGACGCCACCACCGTGGTGGTGA
- a CDS encoding TetR/AcrR family transcriptional regulator — protein MRKAPQQARSREMVERIVAAGRTVLVERGYDAFSTNRVATVAGVSPGSLYQYFPDKAAILAVVIDRYWEEVAERVAASLADRIGAFGPSMVRDTADALLTALEADRELLRVVAEELPIQRSKERRAALERRVRELAATYLAARPDLTHRPSPAIAAWVVVNAVENLAVRWVLDQPSVVSREQLLDEMVALVGGYLLA, from the coding sequence GTGCGCAAGGCTCCGCAGCAGGCCCGGTCCCGGGAGATGGTGGAGCGGATCGTCGCCGCCGGTCGGACCGTCCTCGTCGAGCGCGGGTACGACGCCTTCAGCACCAACCGGGTCGCGACCGTCGCGGGGGTGAGCCCCGGCTCGCTCTACCAGTACTTCCCCGACAAGGCCGCGATCCTCGCGGTGGTCATCGACCGCTACTGGGAGGAGGTCGCCGAGCGGGTCGCGGCGTCCCTGGCCGACCGGATCGGCGCGTTCGGCCCGTCGATGGTCCGCGACACCGCCGACGCCCTGCTCACCGCGCTCGAGGCGGACCGCGAGCTGCTCCGGGTGGTCGCCGAGGAGCTGCCGATCCAGCGCAGCAAGGAGCGCCGGGCCGCCCTCGAGCGGCGGGTCCGCGAGCTCGCGGCGACGTACCTCGCCGCCCGCCCCGACCTCACCCACCGACCGAGCCCGGCCATCGCCGCCTGGGTCGTGGTCAACGCGGTCGAGAACCTCGCGGTGCGGTGGGTGCTCGACCAGCCGTCCGTGGTGTCGCGCGAGCAGCTGCTCGACGAGATGGTCGCGCTGGTGGGCGGCTACCTGCTCGCTTGA
- a CDS encoding dihydrofolate reductase family protein, with translation MSRVTLSTAMSLDGFVTDPQDDAATSRIVFDEGKATGAVVTGRPTGDVAGYRDGDGDGDGDGDDHDGVPIFVPTHRAPADSPLRLVHYVTDGIEACVARAKEAAGDRDVLLHGAATAQAALRAGVLDVIEIQLRPVLLGRGRLLFDQLPPDHIELDLVRALEAPGVLHLRYEVRRR, from the coding sequence ATGTCTCGCGTGACCCTCTCCACGGCCATGTCCCTGGACGGATTCGTCACCGACCCCCAGGACGACGCCGCCACCAGCCGGATCGTGTTCGACGAGGGGAAGGCGACCGGCGCGGTCGTCACCGGCAGGCCGACCGGCGACGTCGCCGGCTACAGAGACGGGGACGGGGACGGGGACGGGGACGGGGACGATCACGACGGCGTGCCGATCTTCGTTCCCACGCATCGAGCGCCGGCCGACAGCCCGCTCCGGCTGGTCCACTACGTGACCGACGGGATCGAGGCCTGCGTCGCACGGGCCAAGGAGGCGGCCGGGGACCGGGATGTCCTGCTCCACGGCGCCGCCACCGCGCAGGCGGCGCTCAGGGCCGGCGTCCTCGACGTGATCGAGATCCAGCTCCGGCCGGTCCTGCTGGGCCGGGGCCGGCTCCTGTTCGACCAGCTGCCGCCGGACCACATCGAGCTCGACCTGGTGCGTGCCCTCGAGGCCCCCGGAGTGCTCCACCTCCGCTACGAGGTCCGGCGCCGATGA
- a CDS encoding oxygenase MpaB family protein, translating to MTTDVTSPAHPARFRAGGERNRRLGRPLKVVGRVRGVDEALLDRIGRAMFERDELGARLADAIRLRGDAEGRVRMEDFRRALGDGLAAVPDAPPALADFFATLETDPEWLDRDLVEEGARVFRRLGQNAQDVLLQLSLVGGYRFGGPTDLLVATGGLTGDQTLRRLAETQKWGASLTDPGSLLPPRDGRAPGEGWRLTVHVRLMHALVNGTFEDRWDTAQWGLPINQADQASTLGLFDGVLIIGSRALGVPVSRSESRALMHLWKYVGWLMGVHPDFLVDDEWERHRIDYHVLLAQGPLTEAGPQLAQAVVEAQALRRYPGWPAPLQPLRARYERERLLSMLTVFLGPESMREFGLPIRPPWAHAYLVPLNTLRYRVLRHLPGGRDRLGRWGARRAQWLLDSYFQGETEDVGELRT from the coding sequence ATGACGACGGACGTGACATCACCGGCCCACCCCGCCCGCTTCCGCGCCGGGGGCGAGCGCAACCGGCGTCTCGGGCGCCCGCTCAAGGTGGTCGGCCGGGTCCGCGGCGTCGACGAGGCGCTGCTGGACCGGATCGGGCGCGCGATGTTCGAGCGCGACGAGCTCGGCGCGCGCCTCGCGGACGCGATCCGGTTGCGAGGGGACGCCGAGGGGCGGGTCCGGATGGAGGACTTCCGTCGCGCGCTCGGGGACGGCCTCGCCGCCGTACCGGACGCCCCGCCGGCGCTCGCCGACTTCTTCGCGACGCTCGAGACGGACCCCGAGTGGCTCGACCGCGACCTGGTCGAGGAGGGCGCCCGGGTCTTCCGCCGGCTCGGGCAGAACGCGCAGGACGTGCTGCTCCAGCTCTCCCTCGTCGGCGGCTACCGGTTCGGCGGGCCCACCGACCTGCTCGTCGCCACCGGCGGCCTGACCGGCGACCAGACCCTGCGCCGCCTCGCCGAGACCCAGAAGTGGGGCGCCAGCCTCACCGACCCCGGCTCGCTGCTGCCGCCGCGCGACGGCCGGGCGCCCGGCGAGGGCTGGCGGCTCACCGTGCACGTGCGCCTGATGCACGCGCTGGTCAACGGCACCTTCGAGGACCGCTGGGACACGGCGCAGTGGGGCCTGCCGATCAACCAGGCCGACCAGGCCTCCACCCTGGGACTCTTCGACGGCGTGCTCATCATCGGGTCCCGCGCCCTCGGCGTACCCGTCTCCCGGTCCGAGTCGCGCGCCCTCATGCACCTGTGGAAGTACGTCGGCTGGCTGATGGGCGTGCACCCCGACTTCCTCGTCGACGACGAGTGGGAGCGGCACCGCATCGACTACCACGTCCTGCTCGCCCAGGGCCCGCTCACCGAGGCGGGGCCGCAGCTGGCGCAGGCTGTCGTCGAGGCGCAGGCGCTGCGGCGCTATCCCGGCTGGCCGGCGCCGCTGCAGCCGCTGCGGGCGCGCTACGAGCGCGAGCGGCTGCTCTCCATGCTCACCGTCTTCCTCGGGCCCGAGAGCATGCGCGAGTTCGGCCTCCCGATCCGCCCGCCCTGGGCGCATGCCTATCTGGTGCCGCTCAACACACTGCGCTACCGCGTGCTCCGCCACCTGCCCGGTGGCCGCGACCGGCTCGGCCGCTGGGGCGCGCGGCGGGCGCAGTGGCTGCTCGACAGCTACTTCCAGGGCGAGACGGAGGACGTGGGCGAGCTCAGGACGTGA
- a CDS encoding DUF4307 domain-containing protein, with protein MSTPADNLSERYGAPSRGRRTALVVGAAAVAVAFLGWLLWAMLFHANPAVSSEEIGHEVVDDHTATIRVRVTYGDGPVDATCVARAISHDKAVVGEQTVTPGREGAVQEITVRTERRATTVEWIGCKAAGQPRYR; from the coding sequence GTGAGCACTCCGGCCGACAACCTCTCCGAGCGGTACGGCGCGCCGTCCCGCGGCCGTCGTACCGCCCTCGTGGTCGGTGCCGCCGCGGTCGCGGTCGCGTTCCTCGGCTGGCTGCTGTGGGCGATGCTCTTCCACGCCAACCCGGCGGTCTCCTCGGAGGAGATCGGGCACGAGGTCGTCGACGATCACACGGCCACGATCCGGGTCCGGGTGACGTACGGCGACGGGCCGGTCGACGCGACCTGCGTCGCGCGCGCGATCTCCCACGACAAGGCGGTGGTGGGCGAGCAGACGGTCACGCCGGGCCGCGAGGGCGCCGTGCAGGAGATCACCGTGCGCACCGAGCGCCGGGCCACGACGGTGGAGTGGATCGGCTGCAAGGCGGCCGGACAGCCGCGCTACCGGTAG
- the mca gene encoding mycothiol conjugate amidase Mca, with the protein MPTTHAPATDRSGLRLMHVHAHPDDESSKGAASTAMYAAQGADVRVVTCTGGERGSILNPKMDRPEILANITEVRRQEMERARDILGISQSWLGFVDSGWPEGDPKPPLPEGCFALVPLEEATERLVRLIREFRPHVVTTYDERGGYPHPDHIRCHEVSVAAFEAAGDPERFPGAGEPWQPLKLYYHHSFNRPRMQALHDAMLEHGLDSPWEERLKEWKPEPDWDARITTRVPCSDYFGVRDQALLAHATQIDPDGHWFAIPREIQQDVWPTEDYELVVSHVPSPTPEDDLFAGVTPGS; encoded by the coding sequence ATGCCCACCACGCACGCGCCCGCCACCGACCGCTCCGGGCTGCGGTTGATGCACGTCCACGCCCACCCCGACGACGAGTCGAGCAAGGGCGCCGCGTCGACGGCGATGTACGCCGCCCAGGGCGCCGACGTGCGGGTGGTCACCTGCACCGGCGGCGAGCGCGGGTCGATCCTCAACCCGAAGATGGACCGTCCCGAGATCCTCGCCAATATCACCGAGGTGCGCCGCCAGGAGATGGAGCGGGCGCGCGACATCCTCGGGATCTCCCAGTCCTGGCTGGGCTTCGTCGACTCCGGCTGGCCCGAGGGCGACCCGAAGCCGCCGCTGCCGGAGGGCTGCTTCGCGCTGGTCCCGCTGGAGGAGGCGACCGAGCGACTGGTCCGGCTGATCCGGGAGTTCCGGCCGCACGTCGTGACGACGTACGACGAGCGCGGCGGGTACCCGCACCCCGACCACATCCGCTGTCACGAGGTGAGCGTCGCGGCCTTCGAGGCGGCCGGCGACCCGGAGCGGTTCCCCGGCGCGGGGGAGCCCTGGCAGCCGCTGAAGCTCTACTACCACCACTCGTTCAACCGGCCCCGGATGCAGGCGCTGCACGACGCGATGCTCGAGCACGGCCTGGACTCGCCGTGGGAGGAGCGGCTCAAGGAGTGGAAGCCGGAGCCGGACTGGGACGCGCGGATCACCACGCGGGTGCCGTGCAGCGACTACTTCGGCGTCCGTGACCAGGCGCTGCTGGCGCACGCCACCCAGATCGACCCCGACGGCCACTGGTTCGCCATCCCGCGCGAGATTCAGCAGGACGTGTGGCCCACCGAGGACTACGAGCTGGTGGTGAGCCACGTCCCGTCCCCGACGCCCGAGGACGACCTCTTCGCGGGCGTCACGCCCGGCTCCTGA
- a CDS encoding cystathionine gamma-synthase encodes MSENLDNAGFETRAIHAGYAPDPTTGAVIPPIYATSTYAQDGVGGLRGGYEYSRSANPTRTALESTLAALEGGAHGFAFASGLAAEDTLIRALCRPGDHVVLPDDAYGGTFRLFDKVATNWGLEHSPAPVTDVDAVRAAIRPGRTTLVWLETPTNPLLSIGDIEALAAVAHDAGALLVVDNTFASSYLQQPLALGADIVVHSTTKYAGGHSDVVGGALVVDDAGLAETIGFHQNSIGGVAGPFDAWLVLRGLKTLALRMERHSDNAERIADFLTDHPAVSQVIYPGLPEHPGHAVASRQMRRYGGMVSFRVKGGEQQALAICAATKVFTLGESLGGVESLIEHPGRMTHASVAGTDLEVPADLVRLSVGIETSEDQLADLDRALATTV; translated from the coding sequence GTGAGCGAGAACCTCGACAACGCCGGATTCGAGACCCGGGCCATCCACGCCGGCTACGCGCCGGATCCGACGACCGGCGCGGTGATCCCGCCGATCTACGCGACCTCGACCTACGCCCAGGACGGCGTGGGCGGGCTCCGCGGCGGCTACGAGTACAGCCGCTCGGCCAACCCCACGCGGACCGCGCTGGAGTCGACGCTGGCGGCGCTGGAGGGCGGAGCGCACGGGTTCGCGTTCGCCTCCGGGCTGGCGGCGGAGGACACCCTGATCCGGGCGCTGTGCCGGCCCGGCGACCACGTGGTGCTCCCCGACGACGCCTACGGCGGCACCTTCCGGCTCTTCGACAAGGTCGCCACCAACTGGGGTCTCGAGCACAGCCCGGCGCCGGTCACCGACGTCGACGCCGTGCGTGCCGCGATCCGGCCCGGCCGCACCACGCTGGTGTGGCTGGAGACGCCGACCAACCCGTTGCTCTCCATCGGCGACATCGAGGCGCTGGCGGCGGTGGCCCACGACGCGGGCGCGCTGCTCGTCGTCGACAACACCTTCGCGTCGTCGTACCTCCAGCAGCCGCTCGCCCTCGGCGCCGACATCGTCGTGCACTCGACGACGAAGTACGCCGGAGGCCACTCCGACGTCGTCGGCGGCGCGCTCGTCGTGGACGACGCCGGCCTGGCCGAGACGATCGGCTTCCACCAGAACTCCATCGGCGGCGTCGCCGGCCCGTTCGACGCGTGGCTGGTGCTGCGCGGCCTGAAGACCCTCGCGCTGCGGATGGAGCGGCACAGCGACAACGCCGAGCGGATCGCGGACTTCCTGACCGACCACCCCGCGGTCAGCCAGGTGATCTACCCCGGCCTGCCCGAGCACCCCGGCCATGCGGTGGCCTCGCGGCAGATGAGGAGGTACGGCGGCATGGTGTCTTTCCGCGTGAAGGGCGGCGAGCAGCAGGCGCTCGCGATCTGCGCGGCCACGAAGGTGTTCACGCTGGGGGAGTCGCTGGGCGGCGTCGAGTCGCTCATCGAGCACCCGGGGCGGATGACCCACGCCAGCGTGGCCGGCACCGACCTGGAGGTCCCCGCCGACCTGGTCCGGCTCAGCGTCGGCATCGAGACCTCCGAGGACCAGCTCGCCGATCTCGACCGCGCGCTGGCCACCACCGTCTAG
- the greA gene encoding transcription elongation factor GreA, whose amino-acid sequence MTQTDQSSQTIWLTQDAYDKLQAELEHLQGPRRAEIVAEISAARDEGDLKENGGYHAAREEQGKNEARILQLKDMLRRAEVGETPPDDGVVEPGMVVTYKFEGDDDDEAESFLLGAREIEPDGLTVYSPQSPLGQAINGRSKGETVSYEVNGKPQTVIILDARPYVA is encoded by the coding sequence ATGACGCAGACCGACCAGAGCAGCCAGACCATCTGGCTGACCCAGGACGCGTACGACAAGCTGCAGGCCGAGCTGGAGCATCTCCAGGGCCCCCGGCGCGCCGAGATCGTGGCCGAGATCAGCGCGGCGCGCGACGAGGGTGACCTGAAGGAGAACGGCGGCTACCACGCCGCGCGCGAGGAGCAGGGCAAGAACGAGGCCCGCATCCTCCAGCTCAAGGACATGCTGCGCCGCGCCGAGGTCGGCGAGACCCCTCCCGACGACGGCGTCGTCGAGCCGGGCATGGTCGTGACCTACAAGTTCGAGGGCGATGACGACGACGAGGCGGAGTCGTTCCTCCTCGGCGCGCGCGAGATCGAGCCCGACGGGCTGACCGTCTACTCCCCCCAGTCGCCGCTGGGCCAGGCCATCAACGGGCGGAGCAAGGGCGAGACGGTGAGCTACGAGGTCAACGGCAAGCCGCAGACCGTGATCATCCTGGACGCCCGGCCCTACGTCGCCTGA
- a CDS encoding HNH endonuclease signature motif containing protein, with product MLTTEGEEPMSASEARRLACQAKILPAVLDGRGRVLDLGRSARLFQPAQRVAIRLRDHTCRAEGCTIPARWCHLHHHDPWSRGGTTDLDRAVTLCAHHHQRIHDHAYTHERMPNGDIRFHRRT from the coding sequence ATCCTCACCACCGAGGGCGAAGAGCCGATGTCGGCGTCCGAGGCACGGCGTCTGGCCTGCCAGGCCAAGATCCTCCCGGCAGTCCTCGACGGCCGGGGCCGGGTGCTCGACCTCGGCCGCTCCGCACGACTCTTCCAACCCGCCCAACGGGTCGCGATCCGCCTGCGCGACCACACCTGCCGGGCTGAGGGCTGCACCATCCCCGCCCGCTGGTGCCACCTACACCACCACGACCCCTGGTCACGCGGCGGCACCACCGACCTCGACCGAGCCGTCACCCTGTGCGCACACCACCACCAACGCATCCACGACCACGCCTACACACACGAACGCATGCCCAACGGTGACATCCGCTTCCACCGACGCACCTGA